The following DNA comes from Triplophysa dalaica isolate WHDGS20190420 chromosome 10, ASM1584641v1, whole genome shotgun sequence.
CGTTTGAGTGATTTCGAAATAAGAGATGAAGATGTCTTTGTCtttagaagaaattaaaaaatatatattttttacgtGCACAATGACTCTTGCTCTAATTGATAACAAGCCTACGTTAATTGATAACAAGCAATAAAACTATGAAGTATAAAATGATGATGAGAATGCAagacaaaaaatgatattgcaTGTAAGTTTATGAAGTTTAttcaaacatatatataaagctgataaaatacaaaacttatTCAGTACAtgataaaagaacacaaaaaagaactgaactattttcatatttatatacagaacACGGCAGAGAGTCTGCAGAAGGGGAAAGATTACAGTGAGACTCTTCTCCTCCTGTTTACACGGGCACAGACGACTGCAAGAGAAAGGAAAAGTGTGCATGAGAtaaattttacacaaacaatttgatatatttagttttaaccAATCGAGCTGTCTTGATGTCATGCTTgctatttaatgcatttttgtgtCCTTGGGGTCgaataaatgttctgtttggtTCTTAGTGCTTGATGGATGTTGGTTCCACCACATCATAGGATGTATCTCATACAAAGACAAATACATCTTGTTCCTGACTTACAAAGAGATGATCAAGGTGAGAATGTGTGAGCGGATTCTGAGTAAAATTCAATGTGTATataattgtttgtgttcaatttAAGAAAGAAAGCTATGAGGATTACTAAATGATAAAAGACTTTTTCTTATCTCATACacactttttctctctcttgcaGTCCTCTGTGCCTGTGTAAAGGAGGAGAAGAGTCTCGCTGTGATCTTTTCCCTTCTGCAGACTCTCTGCCCTGTACTGTAGATAAACATGTAAATagttctgttcttttttctgttcttttttcatatactaaaaaatatattttttttgttacctttatatatgtgtttgaataaactttataaactaaCATGCGATATCATTGTGCGATATCATTCTCATCATTGTTTTATACTTCATAGTTTTATTGCTTACTGTCGACTACAGCAGGAgtcattttgcacttaaaaaaaagactttgtaaGTTATAAACTTACCAGACATCAGCAAGGTAATGACAAATCAACAAAGACACATGTCAAATCCTTCATTGTGAATGACAGTCAATGAGTTCTTCCAATCTCTAACAGTTCCAGTAACACAGTATGTTGTGAAAGTTACGttaacacaacatcacacatttacacttgAATAGAATTTAAAGTCGAACTTGTAAATACACAAACTACTTTTGTTATCTCTTCATTTATTCCTTTAACTGAAAAACAGCTGCATCTTTGTAACATTTATGTCTTTTGCATTAAAAAGGATAAGCAATCTCATTTAATGTCCAGTTCGTAGAttgtggaggatctattgaccggaatgcaatataatatacataactacagTATGTCTTAAGAGGTttgtaaagaccttacataatgaagcgttatgtttttatcgtcttagaatgagcttaatctatctacatacactacTGTCCCCTCACATGGAATTCGTCATGCTCGTTTCTTTTGGACTTCAGTGTTTGGAGACGTGAATTGACGTAAAGCTTGGCGAACAGTGGATACTTTTTTATTGATAATAAAGTAAAAGAAGTGTCCATTAAAATAGTGCATTGGATGTATACAGCTAAACATGTGCTGGAAAGTTTTAAACTGAATATTCACTActcttgttgtttttgtcatatTGAATAAGAAACCATATAGTTTTCAATGGcattcacacaaaatgttttgggtTAATGTGGAACGTTTTATTATGAAGAGTTAAACATTGCTTTACAGCTGACGGGATTTGACATATTGCTGTACTTTAATGATCAAGGTTTGGATAAAGATGAAATATATCTAAACAATCgttaattttacagggaaattTTAACATTCCTGAAAtgaaatgattgtttattttaatatttcacaagATTGTACAACTAGAAAAGCAATCAGAGCTTTTAAAATTACGAACAAATATGCTATTGTTGATTAACCctatacttttattatttattttatttttctctctcttttttgctCCAAGTAATCAGACTCCGGCTTATATAATGTGAATGTTTCTCTTTGTATTCACGATATGGCATTAATAAAAGCAACAACGACatcaaaaatacattcattGGCTTCTGTTCTTCCTAAATTCGCAGCTGTTTAGCAGTAATTTCTGACACGACAACAGTTTGCATCATGTTTATAAGACATGTTTCTGAACTGGATTAAAGGTATATTTCATGAGGTAAGTTAGgttaagatatttgtttttacagccAAGCTATAGTTTACGTCACACAGAACGTGAGCTTTCTGTTCACAATGCAGGTTACATTACGATAAACAATTGGTTGTGTGCTGTATTCATCCAAAACtactgaaaatgacaaaaagagaaatgtttgtgaCAACGCAGGACATTATATgacaacaatatatatttgaagatgTAAGTGTTAAAACCATTCCAAAAAACGTACATCTGATCTGATCATCCGGGCTTGAAAAGTTTATGCAATGAATGTCAAGGGAAGACATCTTTAATTcacaatgtgttgtttgttgagTGTATGCTTGTTTTCTGTCCACGTCACAGTTTTTATAATGCAGTCACTAACATTAGATGATTTACACTGTGAAGATAAACCTCAGTAGAACTGTGGTCCGTGAAAAGGAGTTCCTGGAAAGGCTGGACAAAGTGCTGAAAGTCAACTGGCTTTATGTCAATAACACATCCTCCTACATCAATATAcataatcaaaagaaaaaaaatcaaacaatgttGTTAGACACAGTATACATTGGACATTTTGCAGATAATACAAGAACACAATCTATCATGTATTTCTATTATTAgagcagatatttctaaaaccTTTCTTGTTTTAAGTGTTTGTGGCAAGTGactctgtcatggttccactaccatgtcatgtttaattcctgtctcaagtggagccatggcattgcctgatggttttatgtgggaaagacctagttctttctcgtgtcttgtcattgttccctacatctcgttcctcgtcagcctctccttagtgctaatccccagcacctgttgctcgttaccatcctctgtttgtttcccctgtaaagagtcctcatgtttctttgtctcgttgctcgtgcattgtatgcagtacctgtTCATGTTCCTGTTTCCAGTCgtcttaccttgttcctgtttcccgtgtctAAGTGAGTTTAGTCtagtgtttgttaccagtgtttgtcttatagtttagtcagtcagtgttcttgtttaagttatatatattcctgtcctgttttccccctcgtgggtttttgttttgcctgtcttgttttgttgtgtttatttgttaataaacatccCTGTCACATCTACCgtccgtgtctgcctgcaattgggttctcacgccatgtctcacattgAGAATCATGACAGACTCAAAGCTTGAAAtgtaagcaaaaataaaaagctaaaagGGGGTGTCATAGATATTTTCTTAGCTTTATACAGGTGAAATTTCACAAGAAGTatcatttatttcagtgttttgtcGAGAAGAGCCAGTGTTGAAGTCCAAGACAATAATCATAGGATTATCTTTGACAATGAACTTATGAAATCAAAAATCAGCATAACCCCTTTCAAAAATCTTGTGAAAACTACCACTGCAGAAGAAATGTGTAAGTGTTTCTGGTTTAAGTTTAAAATTAACTTAATGGTCAGACGTCCTTATTAAACTTATTAATGAAAGCATTACATGGATAATATCTGTGCAATGTCTTAAAATTAATTTCCTTTACCTTATTGGGCAATACGAAACTATTACATTCTCACcatattttctcaataaaagAGATGTGAAAAAATGGGCTTCCGTTTCACAAGTGCATTTggacagaaacaaacattttggaTGAGACACTTTCTAATaggaaaattgttacattttctaTCCATAATATGTTCACCTCTAATAACAATATTTGCGATCTCATTTCCAATCGCGTcataaagatgtgtttttaacaaGATGAAGCAATCTTATACTCTCCGTTTAGCTATCCATCACCGTTCCACACTCCAGCCCAGTATGTGAAGGGAATGCACCAAATATCTGTTTGCAAACCACCATAAATCTCTAAAAGAAGAAGCCGCTGTTATCGCGATATCTTGTTGTGAAGAAAAGGCGGATACGTTGAGAGGCAGGTTACCCAGGCAACAACCGCACGAACTGTAAACATTCATCAGCTTCTGTTCTTGTTCAATTTGAAGCAGGTTAGCAGATATTTCCAGACACAACTTTTAAGGTTTGTTTCATCTGGTAGCTTTTGGTATGTAATAGTTTACCTCACACAGATCGTAAACCGCCTTGAAGCTTTCCGTGTACGATCACGATTCTGGCTGCATTACGATGGTAAATTGGTCGTGCAGTACGAGGGGCTGTATTCATCCAAAACTGAAGaaagaactttaaaaaatgcaggACAATTTATCACTacaatatacactgtatatatatatatacatattagaTGAACATTTTATAACCATCCCTAGAAAcgtatgtaaaaaatgttccgtgaACTGTTAGACGTGTGAATGTGTAATATCGCAGTTATCCACTGGGAGGCGTCATAGGTCTCGGCTGAAGAAAAGGGGAAATCTGATCTGGGCTTGAAAGGTTTATGGAGTAAATTTTAAGGGAAGAcatcttttattcacatttcttttggtttgttgaGTGTATGCTCCTTTTGTGTGCAGGTCACAGATTTATCATGCAGACACCAGATTATTTGGAGATAGACCTCAGTAGATTGGTGATCCACAACGAGAAGTTCCTGAATATTCTGGAAGAAGTGATGAAACTCAACTGGCTTCATGAAAGAACCCAGCCGGTATGTTTAGTTGTACAGTAATTGTGAGCTCTGTCAGTGCTGtacatgcacattttttatatagtcTGCCCTACACTTTACAATTAAATTTGTAGTTTTTTCGACgcagattttcacattttaatttcagtttacaaatacatttttgagagTTAGATCAGCACTGTGATCgacagttatttttttattaaatctttttcaaatatttcttaGGGGAAGTTACAATTGATGGCAAAGACTCTTAGTTCCCTTGCCTCTCGTGCTGTGGAGAACAATCATTTCATCGATCTTCAAGTCCTCCTAGAACATGTAATCAACTAACTGTTacaatgtttatgtaaaaatatgctGTAACCAACACAGCAAACAGTGAAATTCATAATTGgaaaatctttttcatttttgataatCACTTGAAGGTGGATGTCAATTCTGAAGACTATATGGGATATACACCTCTCCATACAGCCTGTCAGTTGGGAAATGGAGAAATGGTTATGTTCCTACTGGACAATGGTGCAGTGAACCGCTCTAAACATTGCCCATTACACTTGGCCATTAAGAACAGGTAATCTCAagcatttatgtaatttaatcagGCTGTGAACTCAATGAGCTCCAATGATTTGTTTGTTAAGCTGCATTGATATTCAACTACTAAAgagccattcattcatttatgttgCCCCATCTTACCTTGGAAGAATCCCATAGTTTCAGGCCAAATTAATAGTTCAGTTTCTTGACAAGCATCAGGCGTAACACCAGACCTATTGAATGGGGGTGTTTCCATCTCTTCATGAACAAAAACTATTCAACTGTTCATTGTCAAtttcaaaaacagttttcaaaggTGGCTTATCACAATTTCACATGTTGAATTAGAGATGCTCAGTTGCACATACATGTAACTGTGATGGACTGGCAACCTGAAAGTGTGTAtggaaataaatctttaaattgCTCAAATAGTTCTTCTAGTATGAACTGCTCCCATATTTTTAGCATATAGACTGCTGTGTCTTGTAGGAATTTTCTAGTTATCGAGCTCCTGAGGTGGAAAGGGTTCACTGTTAAACTACACCCAGTGAGAATTGGCGTGGAATTGATCCAGTAAGCACTAATTTAgtcaattctttcatttttactaATAGAGTGGATCTAAAAAGTCTACACACCCTTGATCAGATTGCAAGGTTAAAACCTGGTTAttgcaaaaacattattttcatttaaatgattcttTTTGTTATTCACTTAAATATATAGGTTGCAATTTTACAGTTAAGGTGGAACATGTTCCGACATGATTCTTCTTGATTTCCTTttttacatgacaaaaaaacagcaattttaacAAAAGTGTGTAGACTTTTTAGATCCACATATAACTGTATATAGGAAACAAGAAGCATTTTTTCTTagattacacacattttctaaaatatattatttaacatatcTTTATGCCACaaatggttttgtttcaacTGTCCCTCTACAGAACAGTACGAAAGAGAGATCATGCGCTACTGCATGCCTGGTTTCTCTCAGGGGTGGACATGGACACCTCTGACTACAATGGGTGGACAGCAATGAAGGAGGCTGTTCGCTTGGGGGAAAACACCATGATAACCAAGCTAGTGCACTACAGAAGCACGCCACTggtataaaaaaactttcttattGAACAATATTAGAAGTGGACATTATAAAATGATCTTCATGCTATTTTCTatagtacaaataaaaaagctgttCAATCTTTTTTCTCTGATAATTACAACTGTATTCTTTTCTTATGTGATAATTACTGCAGAGCCTCGGCAGTTTGTTATGTATATGTTACTTTgtgcaaaatatttatattttaaaactgtttgtgtttaattaaagaaagaaagttataaggatgtgtaaatgaggaaagacattttgtttcattttgttgtgaACTTTTTCTTAACTCATGCACACTTTTCCTTTCTCTTGCAGTCCTCTGTGCCCGTGTACAGGAGGAGAAGAGTCTCGCTTTAATCTTTCCCCTTCTGCAGACTCTCTACCCTGTACTGTAGATAAACTTGTAAATAgttctgttctttttctttttgtgttcttttgtcaATAAGATTGGTGTTTTATCTgcgttataaatgtgtttgaataaactttataaactaaCATGCAATATCATTTTGTCTTGCATTCTCATCATCGTTTTATACTTCATAGTTTTATTGCTTACTGTCGACTACAGCAGGAGTCATTATGCTTGTAAAAAAAGACTTTGTAAGTTATAAACTTACCAGACGTCAGCAAGGTAATGAAAAATCAACAAAGACATGTCATCATCCCTTATTTCAAAATCCCTCAAACTATTCTTTGGAAACGATGTGTTTGGTATTTTTCACAGAGCACCTTTTATATTGAGTTCTGACTAAACTTGATTGACATGAAATGGTTTTTTATCGTATGCTTGTTAATAAGATGGGAGTTAATAGATCAACAAGAATCCTTCTCATGATCAAAATAAAACCAGGCAATATGCAAGACGTGGAAAAGGGCTTTTTATTGCTATAAATATGGAAGGCCATGATACAACACGGACAACCATAAGGTGATTAAACCAAAACGGACTGACACAGGACAAGAGAAACACGGGTTTATAAGGGAATTCAAACAGTGAGATAACGAGGAACAGCCAAAGAAAAGAGCTGAAAATCAGAAACCCCAGGTGAAACATGGAAACTGTACTGAAAGAATTAACAAGGTAACAAGAGGGGCGGGTTCAACACGGACTCCAGACACATGGCGAGCTGTCACAACAAAGCCATGTGCCCGACACAAACTGAGGACAGAGACAAAAAACCCATAGGTGCTAGACCAGACAGAAGCTTTATGTTATTATtgtcttagaatgagctatttctatctacatacaccgcaggtcccctcaCATAGAATTCGTCATGCTCATTTCTTTTGGACTTCAGTGTTTGGAGACGTGAATTGACGTAAAGCTTGGCGAACAGTGGATAGTTTTTTATTGATAATAAAGTAAAAGAAGTGTCCATTAAAATTATGCATAGGATATAAACAGCTAAACATGTGCTGGAAAGTTTAAAACTGAATATTTACTACCATTGTTGTTCTTGTCATATTGAAAAagaaaccatttattttttatttttccattgcATTCACACAAAATTGCTTTGGGTTGATATGAAACGGTTTATTATGAAGAGTTAAACTTTGCTTTACAGCTGACGGGATTGGACATATTACTATACTTCAATGATCAAGGATTGGATAAAGATGTAATATATcttatacatttgttaatttcacTGTGAGATTTTGCATTCATTAAATGAAACGGTCTGACTCCAAACCAACATGTTCTCATCCAAAACTGAAGaaagaacttaaaaaaatgcaggACAATTTATCACTacaatatacactgtatatatatatatatatatatatatatatgtaacagagtttaaataatgttgttaaattCATGCATTAATTGGGAAAACTCGACGTTGGCTGTTGCGTAACCTGCATTAGCATGCGTGATATTAAGGGCGGAGCTACGTCAACACCAGCAGAGTTTCACATCTCTGGCAGTTGCGTTTTCTCTCTTAATATCTCACttatacaaaatatgtaaaagatGGTTACTTAAGTTTATAATTTCTCTGCATTTATGTGATTTGATGAGAACAGAGaaagtgattttatattttatttctttaatgtatgttttatccACTATATGTTATGTATATTCAGCAGAGTTTCACATCTCTCGCTGTTGACTTTATGCAACGTTGATGCGCTGTCCTTTAACCAGCTTTTGGTCGTGTTTGTCCCAGATTCCAATAAAGAGATCTTGAGTGACCATCCACCTGCTCTCAGTGTGATTCCATCCACGCAAAAGAAGACCGTCACATtggtgccgtgacccggatttgGAGTGAGGTTTAGAGGGGTGAATGTAACAGAGTCAAGCCGGTGAAGTGCTGagcaagtatgtaaacctcactcatCTGCCTCAAcgactctctagcgacagacgctagaggcTGCGGTcgttagcctcctcgctagttCGCGTGACTCCCATGCAGAACCGACCCGGTTCGAAGCCCGCCTGGAGCAGGTGTGGTCCGTTCcgtcacatatatacatatgtaaCCCCAACATCTAATTAGGGATTAGGAGTACTCAACAAAGCACAAACCACAGTCTGTTTCTctgcacaaatgtatttattcaacaaTAATAAGAATAACTCAAGGATAAATGTAATAGTTTCTTTGCCCGAGTTAAACAAAAACGACAAGACACTTTTGAACACCTACAGAGCATGGGGCCCACCAGTTATATCACATAGAGAATACTCCACCAATAAGTGCACACTCACACTACATCACAAGAGAAAGCAAAGGTTCACTTCAAATTCCAGACAACGGTAATCACCCAAAATCAAAATCACAACACCTATATACCTTCACCTTGGCGGAGTAATTCACATGGCATACACAAGCGAGAACCCCACAGTTCGTGGGTCCACAATggatagaaaacaaacaaacaaaacaaaacaaacaaagtaagAAAGTAAAGATACAAAAATAACTCAAATCACGTTGCCATAAAGGACCCGGTTTAACATTTGGATCATACCAAGATACCCATTAAGCCATCATAATTTCtggtaaagaaaacaagaaaagtaaaagtaaacGGCAATCATGCATTCTCTGcaaaagaagaaacacaaagTATAATTGCCATATAAAAAGTTACTATAATTAAAAGCATTTACAATcaagtataaaacaaattaaactatCAAACGTTTAAACTTAATCCACGAATTTAGTACGGATTAATACCTGCATTTACATGCTTAAATCTCTGAGGCACCCAAAGTATGCTGATCCAAACAGGCACTAAAACAAGAGGcagatataaatattaaaaccaagCAAACTCGCAATAGCAAAAAGGATTGGACTAAAATTACCATTGATGCTCTAAAATAGGTCTGCTTTATTCTTTGAagcaacaaacaacattttctgatGGGGCACTCACCAATTCAGTTCTGTTAATCAATGATTTTATCATCAGCTCTTACACAGCCTTAAGTACCCACACCACATGGTGCTTCAAAGAGGAAGTCCCTAAAATTGGACTTCCTTTTATAATAATCTGACCTGTGGGATTTGTAGTTCATCTCATTTGTAGTCCCTATATCTTTTACCCCATTACACATATTAGATGAACATTTTATAACCATCCCTAAAAACGAATgcaaaaaatgttccgtaaacCTTTtagatgtgtgaatgtgtaataCTGCAGTTATCCACTGGGGCGTCATAGGTCTCGGCTGAAGAAAAGTTGAAGGCTACAGAACATAGACATCTGATCAGGTGCCAGTTGCATAATCTGCTTGACTAGTcgtctgtttttttcttcaagactggtcataacttcaagtcagttacataaaaatgcaaattggtctcattgaaatatgaaacacaAGACCGATTAGTCCTAACTAATTGCTAGTCCGTGAGAATAGTTGTTGAGACTTTTTAGCTATACAACTGGCCCCCGATCATCACTCGGGCTTGAAACGTTTTTAGAGTGAATTTAAAGGGAATATTACTTTCattcaaatttgtgtttttgtttgttgagtGTATTCTTCTTTTCTGTCCACTTCACAGTTTTATAATGCAGACACCAGGTGCTTTAAAGATAGACCTCCATaagagtgttgtgttgtgtgatggACCACCCCTGCACATGTTGGAGGAAGTGATGCAACTCAACTGGCTTGATATCAGAAGCCAGCAGGTATGTTTAGTTGTGAGCCGTGTCAGATGTGCTTTAcgttcacattttttatatattcactaTACAATtcaatttgtattgtttttagacGCAGCCTTACACATTTAAGTCTAGTTTGTGAATTCATTTTTGAGAGTTATATCAATGCTTTGGTCGTCTgttaatttgattaaaacatCTATTTCCCAGGGGAAGCATATATTGATTGAAAAAACCCTTCCCTCGTTTGCGTCTAATGCTGtgaagaacaatgatttcaacTCTCTTCTAGTCCTCCTAGAACACGTAATCTAACTCATTGTTACAATTTTTCATGTGAGAATATATCTGAACCAACACAGCAAATAGTGAAATGTGTAATTGGCAAAATTTTGCCTTTTCTTCTACATTTCTGACAATCGTTTGAAGGTGGATGTCAATTCAGGAGACTATAATGGACATACACCTCTCCATACAGCCTGTGAATTGGGCAACTTGGACATGGCAATGTTCCTGCTGGGAAAAGGGGCTTCACCTGAATTCACCAACAGCTTTGGACAACGGCCATTCCACTTGGCTATTAAGAACAGGTAAAAAAAGCCTTTTTGGAATTTAAACAGGCTGTGAACTCAatggggtggtttcccggacagggtttaagtctagacttaaaaaaaatgtaagagctGTCTAAACTAAAATTGCACTGacatatgttaaaatacatcagtggagttgttttgttttaaaaagcacacaagtcatgtttttaaaaactaccTTAATGTCCTAAATTACCTAAGGCCTATAGTCCCGGTTTAAAATAACCCCTATCTGGGAAACCAGCCCAAGAAGTTTTTTTGTATAGCTAAATTGACATTCACtagccattcattcatttattgccATGTTCAAATAGAGATGCTCAATTGACCTTATATGTAACTGTGATGGACTGGCAACCTGAACAGGTGCATGGAGATAAAAAGTTAAACTACTAAAAATAGTT
Coding sequences within:
- the LOC130429776 gene encoding 60 kDa lysophospholipase-like isoform X4 encodes the protein MQTPGALKIDLHKSVVLCDGPPLHMLEEVMQLNWLDIRSQQGKHILIEKTLPSFASNAVKNNDFNSLLVLLEHVDVNSGDYNGHTPLHTACELGNLDMAMFLLGKGASPEFTNSFGQRPFHLAIKNRHFRVIKLLRLRGFTLKLHPVRIAIEMIQTVRKRDHALLHAWFLSGVDMDTTDYNGWTAMEAAVHLGDKTMITKLVHYRTTPLSSVPV
- the LOC130429776 gene encoding uncharacterized protein LOC130429776 isoform X7 encodes the protein MQNRPGSKPAWSSFIMQTPGALKIDLHKSVVLCDGPPLHMLEEVMQLNWLDIRSQQGKHILIEKTLPSFASNAVKNNDFNSLLVLLEHVDVNSGDYNGHTPLHTACELGNLDMAMFLLGKGASPEFTNSFGQRPFHLAIKNSPLCPCKGGEESRFNLSPSADSLPCTVYKHVNSSVLFFFLLCSFVNKICVLSAL
- the LOC130429776 gene encoding 60 kDa lysophospholipase-like isoform X6 codes for the protein MQNRPGSKPAWSSFIMQTPGALKIDLHKSVVLCDGPPLHMLEEVMQLNWLDIRSQQVDVNSGDYNGHTPLHTACELGNLDMAMFLLGKGASPEFTNSFGQRPFHLAIKNRHFRVIKLLRLRGFTLKLHPVRIAIEMIQTVRKRDHALLHAWFLSGVDMDTTDYNGWTAMEAAVHLGDKTMITKLVHYRTTPLSSVPV
- the LOC130429776 gene encoding 60 kDa lysophospholipase-like isoform X2, which translates into the protein MQNRPGSKPAWSSFIMQTPGALKIDLHKSVVLCDGPPLHMLEEVMQLNWLDIRSQQGKHILIEKTLPSFASNAVKNNDFNSLLVLLEHVDVNSGDYNGHTPLHTACELGNLDMAMFLLGKGASPEFTNSFGQRPFHLAIKNRHFRVIKLLRLRGFTLKLHPVRIAIEMIHPLCPCKGGEESRFNLSPSADSLPCTVYKHVNSSVLFFFLLCSFVNKICVLSAL
- the LOC130429776 gene encoding 60 kDa lysophospholipase-like isoform X5, whose amino-acid sequence is MQNRPGSKPAWSSFIMQTPGALKIDLHKSVVLCDGPPLHMLEEVMQLNWLDIRSQQGKHILIEKTLPSFASNAVKNNDFNSLLVLLEHVDVNSGDYNGHTPLHTACELGNLDMAMFLLGKGASPEFTNSFGQRPFHLAIKNRTVRKRDHALLHAWFLSGVDMDTTDYNGWTAMEAAVHLGDKTMITKLVHYRTTPLSSVPV
- the LOC130429776 gene encoding L-asparaginase-like isoform X3, which codes for MQTPDYLEIDLSRLVIHNEKFLNILEEVMKLNWLHERTQPGKLQLMAKTLSSLASRAVENNHFIDLQVLLEHVDVNSEDYMGYTPLHTACQLGNGEMVMFLLDNGAVNRSKHCPLHLAIKNRNFLVIELLRWKGFTVKLHPVRIGVELIQTVRKRDHALLHAWFLSGVDMDTSDYNGWTAMKEAVRLGENTMITKLVHYRSTPLSSVPVYRRRRVSL
- the LOC130429776 gene encoding 60 kDa lysophospholipase-like isoform X1 — encoded protein: MQNRPGSKPAWSSFIMQTPGALKIDLHKSVVLCDGPPLHMLEEVMQLNWLDIRSQQGKHILIEKTLPSFASNAVKNNDFNSLLVLLEHVDVNSGDYNGHTPLHTACELGNLDMAMFLLGKGASPEFTNSFGQRPFHLAIKNRHFRVIKLLRLRGFTLKLHPVRIAIEMIQTVRKRDHALLHAWFLSGVDMDTTDYNGWTAMEAAVHLGDKTMITKLVHYRTTPLSSVPV